Proteins from a genomic interval of Streptomyces sp. NBC_00820:
- a CDS encoding adenosine deaminase encodes MERVRDLSDLPKAHLHLHFTGSMRPGTVLELADKHGVRLPETLTEALTSGEPPRLRATDERGWFRFQRLYDAARSCLREPEDIQRLVREAAEEDLRDGSGWLEIQVDPTSYAPRLGGLIPALEIILDAVETTSRETGLGMRVLVAANRMKHPLDARTLARLAVRYADRGVVGFGLSNDERRGMARDFDRAFHIAREGGLLSAPHGGELTGPASVRDCLDDLHATRIGHGVRAAEDPRMLKELAERGVTCEVCPASNVALGVYEKPEDVPLRTLFDAGVPLALGADDPLLFGSRLAAQYDIARRHHAFSDPELAELARQSIRASAAPQATKTGLLAGVDDWLARPAV; translated from the coding sequence ATGGAGCGTGTACGTGATCTCTCTGACCTGCCGAAAGCCCATCTGCACCTGCACTTCACCGGCTCGATGCGGCCGGGGACCGTCCTGGAGCTGGCCGACAAACACGGCGTACGCCTGCCCGAGACGCTGACGGAGGCCCTGACCAGTGGCGAGCCACCCAGGCTCCGGGCCACCGACGAGCGGGGCTGGTTCCGCTTCCAGCGGCTGTACGACGCGGCGCGCTCCTGCCTGCGGGAGCCCGAGGACATCCAGCGCCTGGTCAGGGAGGCCGCCGAGGAGGACCTGCGGGACGGCTCGGGCTGGCTGGAGATCCAGGTGGACCCGACGTCGTACGCGCCCCGGCTGGGCGGACTGATCCCGGCCCTGGAGATCATCCTGGACGCGGTGGAGACGACGTCCAGGGAGACCGGGCTCGGCATGCGCGTCCTGGTGGCCGCCAACCGTATGAAGCACCCCCTGGACGCGCGGACGCTGGCCCGCCTGGCGGTGCGGTACGCGGATCGCGGCGTGGTGGGCTTCGGGCTCTCCAACGACGAGCGGCGGGGCATGGCCCGGGACTTCGACCGGGCCTTCCACATCGCCCGCGAGGGCGGCCTGCTGTCGGCCCCGCACGGCGGTGAGCTGACCGGCCCCGCGTCGGTCCGCGACTGCCTGGACGACCTGCACGCCACCCGGATCGGTCACGGCGTGCGCGCGGCCGAGGACCCCCGGATGCTGAAGGAACTGGCCGAGCGGGGCGTGACCTGCGAGGTCTGCCCGGCCTCGAACGTGGCCCTCGGCGTCTACGAGAAGCCCGAGGACGTCCCCCTGCGCACCCTCTTCGACGCGGGTGTCCCCCTGGCCCTCGGCGCCGACGACCCCCTCCTCTTCGGCTCCCGCCTGGCCGCCCAGTACGACATCGCCCGCCGGCACCACGCCTTCAGCGACCCGGAGCTCGCGGAACTGGCCCGCCAGTCGATCCGCGCCTCGGCGGCCCCCCAGGCTACGAAGACAGGTCTGCTGGCGGGCGTCGACGACTGGCTGGCACGCCCGGCCGTCTGA
- a CDS encoding pyridoxal phosphate-dependent aminotransferase has translation MSPATPPTERRVSARVGAISESATLAVDAKAKALKAAGRPVIGFGAGEPDFPTPDYIVEAAIEACKNPKYHRYTPAGGLPELKTAIAAKTLRDSGYEVDASQILVTNGGKQAIYEAFAAILDPGDEVIVPAPYWTTYPESIRLAGGVPVEVVADETTGYRVSVEQLEAARTERTKVVLFVSPSNPTGAVYSEAEAEAIGRWAVEHGLWVLTDEIYEHLVYGDASFTSLPAILPELRDKCIVVNGVAKTYAMTGWRVGWVIGPKDVIKAATNLQSHATSNVSNVAQVAALAAVSGDLDAVAEMREAFDRRRKTIVRMLNDIDGVLCPEPEGAFYAYPSVKGLLGKEIRGKRPKNTVELAALILEEAEVAVVPGEAFGTPGYLRLSYALGDEDLAEGVSRMQKLLAEARD, from the coding sequence ATGAGCCCTGCAACCCCTCCCACCGAGCGCCGGGTCTCCGCCCGAGTCGGCGCGATCTCCGAGTCCGCCACCCTCGCCGTGGACGCCAAGGCCAAGGCCCTCAAGGCCGCCGGACGTCCGGTGATCGGCTTCGGCGCCGGTGAACCCGACTTCCCGACCCCGGACTACATCGTCGAAGCCGCGATCGAGGCCTGCAAGAACCCCAAGTACCACCGCTACACACCGGCCGGCGGCCTGCCCGAGCTGAAGACCGCGATCGCCGCGAAGACGCTGCGCGACTCGGGCTACGAGGTCGACGCCTCCCAGATCCTGGTGACCAACGGCGGCAAGCAGGCCATCTACGAGGCGTTCGCCGCGATCCTCGACCCGGGCGACGAGGTCATCGTCCCGGCGCCGTACTGGACGACCTACCCCGAGTCGATCCGCCTGGCCGGCGGCGTCCCGGTGGAGGTCGTGGCCGACGAGACGACCGGCTACCGCGTCTCGGTCGAGCAGCTGGAGGCGGCGCGCACGGAGCGGACGAAGGTCGTGCTCTTCGTCTCGCCGTCCAACCCCACCGGCGCGGTCTACAGCGAGGCCGAGGCCGAGGCGATCGGCCGCTGGGCCGTCGAGCACGGCCTGTGGGTGCTGACCGACGAGATCTACGAGCACCTCGTCTACGGCGACGCCTCCTTCACCTCGCTGCCGGCGATCCTGCCCGAGCTGCGCGACAAGTGCATCGTGGTCAACGGTGTGGCGAAGACGTACGCCATGACCGGCTGGCGCGTGGGCTGGGTCATCGGCCCGAAGGACGTGATCAAGGCGGCGACCAACCTCCAGTCGCACGCCACCTCCAACGTCTCCAACGTGGCCCAGGTGGCCGCCCTGGCCGCCGTCTCCGGCGACCTCGACGCCGTCGCGGAGATGCGCGAGGCCTTCGATCGGCGCCGCAAGACGATCGTGCGGATGCTGAACGACATCGACGGCGTGCTCTGCCCGGAGCCCGAGGGCGCCTTCTACGCCTACCCGTCGGTCAAGGGCCTGCTCGGCAAGGAGATCCGCGGCAAGCGCCCGAAGAACACCGTGGAGCTGGCCGCGCTGATCCTGGAGGAGGCCGAGGTCGCGGTCGTACCGGGCGAGGCCTTCGGCACGCCGGGCTACCTGCGGCTGTCGTACGCGCTCGGTGACGAGGACCTCGCCGAGGGCGTGAGCCGGATGCAGAAGCTGCTGGCGGAGGCGCGGGACTGA